The Lycium ferocissimum isolate CSIRO_LF1 chromosome 1, AGI_CSIRO_Lferr_CH_V1, whole genome shotgun sequence genome includes a region encoding these proteins:
- the LOC132061907 gene encoding proteasome subunit beta type-2-A-like, with translation MECVFGMVGNGFALVVADSSAVHSILVHKSNEDKIMLLDSHKLMGASGEPGDRAQFTEYVQKNVALYQFRNGIPLTTAAAA, from the exons atggagtGTGTGTTTGGAATGGTGGGCAATGGTTTCGCTTTGGTAGTGGCAGACTCATCAGCGGTACACAGTATACTTGTTCACAAATCCAATGAAGACAAAATCATGCTTCTTGATTCTCACAAACTTATGGGCGCTAGTGGTGAACCTGGTGACAG AGCTCAGTTTACGGAGTATGTGCAGAAAAATGTGGCGTTGTATCAGTTTCGTAATGGTATCCCGTTGACTACTGCTGCTGCGGCT